The Flaviflexus equikiangi genome contains the following window.
GAGCCTTGACGCTGCCGCGGCAATCCCTGAAGCCCTGGCAACCGCCTGGTCCAATCTCGTCGACGTTCTCGCGGTTGCGGAGGGTGAAACCGTTCTCATTCAGGGCGGGTCTGGATCGTTGGGCACCATCGCCGTGCAGCTGGCCAGGGAGCTTGGTGCCCGCGTCATTGCAACGGCGGGAGGCCATGAGCGCTGCCGGCAGGTTCGTGCTCTCGGCGTTGAGTGCATCGACCATGAGTCAGACATCGTCAGCCGGGTCCGAGACCTGTGCCCGGAGGGCGTCGACGCTGTGCTCGACATCGTCGGCTCCGACGTCGGTGACCTGCTCCCGCTCATGGCGACGGATGGCAGGATCGCAGTCGTCGCGCGTCAGGGCGGCGCCGAAGCCACCATCAACATCGGCAGGCTCATGGTGAAGAGAGTCTCGATCCACGGCACAACCCTGCGATCCCGGCCCATCCACGAGAAGGAACAGATCCTTCGAGCGGCCGCTCAGTTCGCTCTCCCCCGATTCGAGGACGGGAGAATACGGCCGATCATCGCCCGCAGGTTCCCCCTGGCGGAGGCGAGGCAGGCACTCGACTACGTGAGAGGATCGCGGCCCTTCGGCAAGGTCGTCCTCGACTGCTAGAGGAGCCTTTCGAGGACGATCGCGAGACCATCTTCATCGACCGGCGCGGTCTGAGCATCGGCTGAACCATGAACCTTGGGGCTGGCATCTCCCATCGAGATACCGGTCCCCGCCCACCCCAACATCTCGATGTCGTTCTCACCGTCGCCCACCGCGAGTACGTTCGATGTGGGCAGGGAGAATTCCTGGCGCAGCTTTTCGAGGGCGCTAGCCTTCGAGACGCCATAGGGCGAGATGTCGAGCCAGGCAGTCCACCCGACCGCATACTCCACACCGTCCAAGCCGAGCCCGTCGATACGGTCCTGAAGCTCTTGAGCGCTGAGAGAAGGGGCGCGAACAGTCAGCCGTGTCGCATCGTCTCCCGCAAGCTTCGCCGCAGGGGTGATGACCGAGTGTCCGACAAGCTCTCCATCCGGGAACGGTGCCGACAGCCTGCGGGGGCCGCGTGCAGGCTCGACCGCGAGAAGCGCTTCTGGCACATGAGTCCTGATGATGTCGATCTCGGCCGCAGGATTGAACGTCGTGTAGTCGAGAAGCCGGGCACCCGGGTAGATTCCCGGCTCAGCGACCCCGGCCTCGCGCGACAGGGTGATCGCGCCGTTCGCGCAGATCGCGACACCGTCGGGAAGGCGGAGCTGGTCCGCAACCAGCATCATGGCGTCGATGCCGCGCCCGGTCGCTATGACGACACGGGAGCCGACAGCGAGGTGGGCGTGGATCGCGTCCGCGACGCGAGGCGACAGAGACGTGTCGTGACGGATGGTCGTGCCGTCCAGGTCGAGGGCGACGAGAAGCTCGGGACCGGCCCCGGGCAGGCTCGACATCGCCTCATCGAGCCGTGCGGCGTCGTATGCGCTGGCTGTCACTGTACGGAGATCAGCTCCCGGCCGCCGAGGTAAGGCCGGAGCCCCTCGGGAACGTAGATGCTGCCGTCCTCGCGCTGGTGATTCTCGAGGATCGCCACGAGCCAGCGAGTCGTCGCCAGTGTGCCGTTGAGCGTCGCGACGGTCTGGGTCTTCCCATCAACCTTCTCCCGAACGGAGAGGCGTCTCGCCTGGAAGGTCGTACAGTTCGACGTGGACGTCACCTCCATCCACCGTTCCTGGCTTGGCAGCCAGGCTTCGCAATCGAACTTACGGGCAGCAGAGCTGCCGAGATCTCCCGCCGCCGTGTCGATGACGCGGTAGGGAAGCTCAACCTTGGCAAGCATCTGCTCTTCGAAATCGAGCAGACGAGCATGCTCGTTCTCCGCATCGTCCGGGGTGCAGTAGGAGAACATCTCCACCTTGTTGAACTGGTGGACGCGGATGATTCCGCGGGTGTCCTTGCCGTACGAGCCGGCCTCCCGCCGGTAGCAGGTCGACCATCCCGCGTAGCGCTTCGGG
Protein-coding sequences here:
- a CDS encoding NAD(P)H-quinone oxidoreductase encodes the protein MTTMLAMTDDSDFRLIDTTIPAPAAGEILIKVSHAGVNRADLSQVEGTYPPPPGASHILGLEASGTRMDTGEPVMALLSSGGYAEYAAVPEGQVMPVPTGMSLDAAAAIPEALATAWSNLVDVLAVAEGETVLIQGGSGSLGTIAVQLARELGARVIATAGGHERCRQVRALGVECIDHESDIVSRVRDLCPEGVDAVLDIVGSDVGDLLPLMATDGRIAVVARQGGAEATINIGRLMVKRVSIHGTTLRSRPIHEKEQILRAAAQFALPRFEDGRIRPIIARRFPLAEARQALDYVRGSRPFGKVVLDC
- a CDS encoding HAD family hydrolase, translated to MTASAYDAARLDEAMSSLPGAGPELLVALDLDGTTIRHDTSLSPRVADAIHAHLAVGSRVVIATGRGIDAMMLVADQLRLPDGVAICANGAITLSREAGVAEPGIYPGARLLDYTTFNPAAEIDIIRTHVPEALLAVEPARGPRRLSAPFPDGELVGHSVITPAAKLAGDDATRLTVRAPSLSAQELQDRIDGLGLDGVEYAVGWTAWLDISPYGVSKASALEKLRQEFSLPTSNVLAVGDGENDIEMLGWAGTGISMGDASPKVHGSADAQTAPVDEDGLAIVLERLL